A section of the Spirosoma pollinicola genome encodes:
- a CDS encoding RNA polymerase sigma factor, with product MSQPVDIRQDSDLPDEWNAQSRLDFSTLYDRYAPVLLGVITRIVTDKTEAVSLLEQTFIQVRSELVQFQSEKKPLFIWLLGIARCTALEAVGQRKQIQMPVLQLKSTGQVVALPTSAVTHQTGFCIDSTDANLKELLDSVLFKNCTPEEAAATIGVPVDTARQQLRLAIQKLR from the coding sequence ATGAGTCAACCAGTAGATATACGTCAGGATTCCGATTTGCCTGATGAATGGAATGCCCAGAGCAGACTTGATTTTTCGACTCTCTATGATCGCTATGCGCCTGTGTTATTGGGCGTTATTACCCGAATCGTTACAGATAAAACAGAGGCTGTTAGTCTGTTGGAGCAGACGTTTATACAGGTGCGTTCGGAGCTAGTCCAGTTTCAATCCGAGAAAAAACCGCTTTTTATCTGGCTGTTGGGCATTGCGCGCTGTACGGCTCTAGAGGCTGTTGGTCAACGGAAACAAATTCAGATGCCGGTTTTACAACTAAAGTCGACTGGGCAGGTTGTGGCGTTGCCAACCTCTGCCGTTACCCACCAAACTGGTTTCTGCATTGATTCAACCGATGCCAACTTGAAAGAATTACTTGACTCGGTGCTTTTCAAAAACTGTACGCCCGAAGAAGCCGCTGCTACTATTGGTGTACCCGTTGACACGGCCCGTCAGCAATTACGGCTGGCTATACAGAAACTGCGCTAA
- a CDS encoding Gfo/Idh/MocA family protein, with protein sequence MQSNRRTFIKSLSAASALAATEAIAKPFGAPAYIPNLMKISPNDKIRIATIGMGIQGNFDTQAALRNPDVELVGVADLYNGRLEHAKTAYGKDKTLFATRDYREILARPDIDAVLVVTPDHWHDHITIAALKAGKHVYCEKPMVQHLNEGKAVIDAWKKSGKTMQVGSQRISSAAFKEAKRLVDAGEIGQINYIESNNDRFNAIGAWQYSIPPDASTQTLDWDRFLGDAPKRPFDEKRFFRWRNYKDYGTGVAGDLFIHLITGVHFVTNTMGPTRIYSSGNLAYWKDGRDVPDIMACIMDYPKTEQHEAFQMVLRVNFANAGKINDVTRIIGNEGQIEFSENNLIMTKKKLPLAPGYGGYDSYFTFTEPVQQEFAKKYDERYPPETRKSEPVKEVKFEAPKNDDPHMNHFADFFDNVRKGSQGTVEDPVFGFRAAAPVLACNESFFEQKVVHWDPVTMTQQHPDAKPITTSKKKAAVASAKSATKKS encoded by the coding sequence ATGCAATCCAACAGACGAACCTTCATAAAGAGCTTGTCGGCGGCTTCGGCATTGGCCGCCACAGAGGCCATTGCCAAGCCTTTTGGTGCCCCGGCTTATATTCCGAATCTGATGAAAATCAGCCCGAACGACAAGATTCGCATTGCCACCATTGGTATGGGTATTCAGGGCAATTTCGATACGCAAGCCGCCCTGCGTAACCCCGATGTAGAATTGGTGGGCGTGGCCGATTTGTACAATGGTCGGCTCGAACACGCTAAAACGGCCTATGGCAAAGACAAAACCCTGTTTGCAACCCGCGATTACCGCGAAATTCTGGCTCGTCCCGATATCGACGCCGTTCTTGTTGTAACGCCGGATCACTGGCACGACCACATTACCATTGCCGCGCTAAAAGCCGGTAAGCACGTTTACTGCGAAAAGCCAATGGTGCAGCACCTGAACGAAGGAAAGGCTGTCATTGACGCTTGGAAAAAATCGGGCAAAACCATGCAGGTGGGCAGTCAGCGCATCAGCAGCGCAGCCTTCAAAGAGGCCAAAAGACTGGTTGATGCGGGCGAAATTGGCCAGATAAACTACATCGAATCCAACAACGACCGATTCAACGCCATTGGCGCGTGGCAGTACTCCATTCCGCCCGATGCCTCAACCCAAACCCTCGACTGGGATCGTTTTCTGGGTGACGCCCCCAAGCGTCCATTCGACGAAAAACGGTTTTTCCGGTGGAGAAATTACAAAGATTATGGCACAGGTGTGGCTGGTGATTTATTCATTCACCTCATTACGGGTGTCCACTTCGTAACCAACACAATGGGGCCAACCCGTATTTATTCGTCGGGTAATCTGGCCTATTGGAAAGATGGCCGCGATGTTCCTGATATCATGGCCTGCATCATGGACTATCCTAAAACGGAGCAGCACGAAGCGTTCCAGATGGTGCTGCGTGTTAACTTCGCCAATGCGGGCAAGATCAACGACGTAACGCGCATCATTGGCAATGAAGGGCAGATCGAATTTTCGGAGAACAACCTCATTATGACCAAAAAGAAACTTCCGCTGGCTCCCGGCTATGGTGGCTACGACAGTTACTTTACGTTCACAGAACCCGTTCAACAGGAGTTCGCCAAGAAATATGATGAGCGCTACCCACCCGAAACCCGCAAGTCGGAACCGGTAAAAGAAGTAAAATTCGAAGCGCCCAAAAACGACGATCCGCATATGAACCACTTCGCCGACTTTTTCGACAATGTTCGCAAAGGAAGTCAGGGAACGGTAGAAGACCCCGTATTCGGTTTCCGGGCAGCTGCTCCTGTGCTTGCCTGTAACGAAAGCTTTTTTGAACAGAAAGTGGTGCATTGGGACCCCGTCACCATGACGCAGCAACACCCGGATGCCAAACCAATAACTACGTCGAAGAAAAAGGCAGCAGTAGCCTCAGCAAAGTCGGCGACAAAAAAATCGTAA
- a CDS encoding phosphoketolase family protein, which translates to MNQVITPSTVPTSERLAQLHRYWQATNYLGAAQLYLRYNVLLDRPLLASDIKPRLLGHWGTQPGLNLVYAHLNRLIQDTDANVLMVVGPGHGAPAILANLFLEGTLGEFDAHYKPGLVGLSNLIRQFSWPYGLPSHLVPGTPGQIQEGGELGYSLSHAFGAALDNPDLLVACIVGDGEAETGPLAAAWHSNKYLNPATSGAVLPILHVNGYKLSAPTIYGRMSNDELTNLFTGFGYQVRFVGGSDPMQVHKAMWQAMNWAHEEIQTIQQQARMGMLNGVPAWPMLILQTPKGWTCPLTVDGQPIENTFHAHQLPVADPAGKPSQLKTLETWLRSYRPQDLFDEKGLPFVDVVSICPPDDKRIGMNPHANGGALLRPLELPNIADYAVTIPSPGTVSVEGTHTLAIYLRDVFRLNDHAQNFRVVCPDETTSNRMSPMFEATQRAWMGPMIETDEFLAPDGRIMEILSEHTCEGWLEGYLLTGRHGLFGCYEAFIPLVDSMLNQYAKWLKVSKETPWRKPLASLNYLLTSHVWRQDHNGYTHQVPSFINSVVAKKSSVARVYLPPDANCLLSVMDHCLRSRDYVNLLVASKASQAQWLTIDEAQAHCRRGMSAWSWAGNEINHQPDVVLACAGDVPTNEIIAAAAILREHLPDLSVRVVNVMDLLTIMSPEDHPHGFPEAAFVQLFTPGKPVIFAFHGYPMLIHELLHHRTNPLRFHVRGYMEEGRTTTPFDMLVLNNMSRYQLVLSALDRVEKRAGSGDLRMWCQNKLTEHAAYIRRCGQDMPEVMS; encoded by the coding sequence ATGAATCAAGTTATCACTCCATCAACAGTCCCTACAAGCGAACGGCTGGCGCAACTGCACCGCTACTGGCAGGCTACGAACTACCTTGGAGCCGCTCAGCTCTACCTGCGCTATAATGTGTTACTTGACCGCCCCCTGCTGGCGTCCGATATTAAGCCCCGATTGCTCGGTCACTGGGGTACACAGCCGGGGCTGAACCTGGTGTATGCTCACCTGAACCGACTTATTCAGGATACGGATGCCAATGTGCTGATGGTTGTGGGGCCGGGTCATGGCGCACCGGCTATTCTGGCCAACCTGTTTCTGGAAGGGACGCTGGGCGAATTTGATGCGCATTATAAACCGGGCTTAGTAGGGCTGAGCAACCTGATTCGCCAGTTTTCATGGCCTTATGGATTGCCCAGCCATCTGGTTCCCGGTACGCCCGGCCAGATTCAGGAAGGGGGCGAGTTAGGGTACAGTCTCTCGCACGCGTTTGGGGCTGCTCTCGACAATCCCGATCTGCTGGTGGCCTGCATCGTGGGCGACGGCGAGGCCGAAACAGGCCCGCTGGCCGCTGCCTGGCATTCCAACAAATACCTGAATCCAGCTACCTCAGGGGCTGTGCTGCCTATACTGCACGTAAACGGCTATAAATTATCGGCCCCGACAATTTACGGGCGAATGAGCAATGATGAACTGACGAATCTCTTTACGGGCTTTGGCTATCAGGTGCGCTTTGTTGGCGGCAGCGACCCCATGCAGGTACACAAGGCAATGTGGCAGGCAATGAACTGGGCACATGAGGAAATTCAGACCATTCAGCAACAGGCTCGTATGGGCATGCTGAACGGTGTGCCTGCCTGGCCAATGTTGATTTTACAAACACCCAAAGGCTGGACCTGTCCGTTAACGGTTGATGGTCAGCCGATAGAAAACACCTTTCACGCTCACCAACTGCCCGTTGCCGACCCTGCCGGAAAGCCGTCTCAACTGAAAACCCTGGAAACTTGGCTGCGTAGTTACCGTCCGCAGGATTTGTTCGACGAAAAAGGGTTGCCATTTGTCGATGTGGTCAGCATTTGCCCGCCAGACGATAAACGGATCGGGATGAATCCCCATGCCAACGGTGGGGCACTTTTAAGGCCGCTCGAACTCCCGAACATTGCCGATTATGCCGTTACTATCCCATCGCCGGGTACTGTATCGGTGGAAGGAACGCACACACTGGCGATTTACCTGCGCGATGTGTTCCGCCTGAACGATCACGCACAAAATTTCCGGGTAGTCTGCCCCGACGAAACGACATCGAACCGTATGTCGCCCATGTTTGAGGCTACCCAACGGGCCTGGATGGGACCAATGATCGAGACCGACGAGTTTCTGGCACCTGATGGGCGGATTATGGAAATCCTGAGCGAACATACCTGCGAAGGCTGGCTGGAAGGCTACTTGCTCACGGGGCGGCATGGCTTGTTCGGATGTTACGAAGCGTTTATCCCGCTTGTGGACTCGATGCTGAATCAATATGCCAAATGGTTGAAAGTAAGTAAGGAAACGCCCTGGCGTAAACCCCTGGCGTCGCTCAATTACCTGCTTACCTCACACGTATGGCGGCAGGATCATAACGGGTATACTCATCAGGTGCCTAGTTTTATCAACTCGGTGGTTGCCAAAAAAAGCTCTGTTGCCCGCGTTTACCTGCCGCCCGATGCCAACTGCCTGCTGTCTGTAATGGATCACTGCTTGCGCAGCCGTGATTATGTCAATCTACTTGTGGCCTCAAAAGCGAGTCAGGCGCAGTGGCTGACTATCGACGAGGCACAGGCGCATTGCCGCCGGGGGATGTCGGCCTGGAGTTGGGCGGGTAATGAAATCAACCACCAGCCCGATGTAGTGCTGGCCTGTGCGGGCGACGTGCCCACCAATGAGATCATTGCGGCAGCGGCCATTCTTCGCGAGCACCTGCCCGACCTGAGCGTGCGCGTGGTGAACGTAATGGATTTACTAACCATCATGTCGCCGGAGGACCACCCGCATGGTTTCCCGGAAGCTGCTTTTGTTCAACTCTTTACCCCCGGCAAGCCGGTTATCTTCGCGTTTCATGGCTACCCGATGCTGATTCATGAGTTGTTGCATCACCGCACGAATCCATTGCGTTTTCACGTGCGGGGCTACATGGAAGAAGGCCGTACGACAACACCTTTCGATATGCTGGTGCTCAACAACATGAGCCGGTACCAACTGGTGCTATCAGCTCTGGACCGTGTTGAAAAACGAGCTGGTAGTGGAGATTTGAGGATGTGGTGTCAGAATAAGCTTACAGAGCATGCTGCCTATATCCGCCGATGCGGTCAGGATATGCCGGAGGTGATGAGTTGA
- a CDS encoding glycoside hydrolase family 125 protein, producing the protein MKRRQFIQQSAGASASLLLGQSIWAAPTATFPVVRTAATKRNFTSSAVEQTIEQMHKTIKDPELAWLFENCFPNTLDTTVQLLNTNGQPDTFVITGDIDAMWLRDSTAQVWPYLPLIKQDQPLRQLIAGVIRRQSICIRRDPYANAFYADATKEGEWKKDATDMKPGLHERKWELDSLCYPIRLAYHYWKITGDTSPFDADWLQAMQLVLKTCREQQRKSSRGPYHFSRSTSWSTDTVPGDGYGNPTRPIGLINSTFRPSDDATVFPFYVPSNWFAVVSLRQLATMVEQIRPTPTLSTGCRALADEVERALKQYAIYTHPTYGKIYALEVDGYGNHLLQDDANVPNLLALPYLGALPASDPIYKNTRRFVLSPDNPYFFKGKAAEGVGSPHTLVNSIWTMSLTMRALTSTNDQEILAQLHLLKNTHAGTGFMHESFNQDDPAKFTRKWFAWANTLFGELILKVARERPHLLSKVL; encoded by the coding sequence ATGAAACGACGTCAGTTTATCCAACAGTCAGCCGGAGCGAGTGCTAGCTTACTACTTGGGCAATCAATTTGGGCCGCGCCCACAGCCACATTTCCAGTTGTTCGGACGGCAGCTACCAAACGAAACTTCACCAGTTCGGCGGTGGAGCAGACCATCGAGCAGATGCATAAAACCATTAAAGACCCGGAATTAGCTTGGCTTTTTGAGAACTGCTTCCCCAATACGCTCGATACAACCGTTCAGCTCCTCAACACAAACGGCCAACCCGATACGTTTGTCATTACCGGCGATATCGACGCTATGTGGCTGCGCGACAGTACGGCGCAGGTTTGGCCTTATTTGCCCCTTATTAAACAGGATCAACCGTTGCGGCAACTTATTGCGGGCGTCATTCGGCGACAGAGTATCTGCATTCGTCGGGACCCCTATGCGAACGCGTTTTATGCCGATGCGACCAAAGAGGGTGAGTGGAAAAAAGACGCGACCGACATGAAACCCGGTCTTCACGAACGCAAATGGGAGCTTGATTCGCTCTGTTACCCCATCCGTCTGGCCTATCACTATTGGAAAATTACCGGCGATACCAGTCCCTTCGACGCTGACTGGCTACAGGCCATGCAACTCGTTTTGAAAACCTGCCGTGAGCAACAGCGCAAATCCAGCCGGGGGCCATACCATTTTAGTCGCAGTACATCGTGGTCGACAGATACGGTGCCGGGCGATGGGTACGGCAACCCAACACGGCCCATTGGCCTGATCAACAGCACATTTCGCCCATCCGACGATGCGACCGTGTTTCCCTTTTATGTGCCCTCAAACTGGTTTGCAGTGGTATCGCTACGGCAGTTGGCAACGATGGTTGAGCAGATTCGCCCTACGCCAACCCTCTCCACCGGCTGCCGCGCCCTTGCCGACGAAGTGGAACGGGCGCTGAAACAATACGCAATTTATACACACCCGACATATGGCAAAATCTACGCGCTGGAAGTGGACGGCTATGGCAATCACCTGCTTCAGGACGACGCCAATGTACCCAATTTGCTGGCTCTCCCCTATTTAGGTGCCTTACCCGCCAGCGACCCGATCTATAAGAATACCCGCCGGTTCGTACTCAGCCCCGACAATCCGTATTTTTTCAAAGGCAAAGCCGCCGAGGGTGTCGGTAGCCCGCATACGTTAGTCAACAGCATCTGGACCATGAGTTTGACCATGCGTGCGCTCACGTCTACCAACGATCAGGAGATTCTGGCACAACTTCATTTATTGAAGAATACCCACGCCGGAACGGGTTTTATGCACGAATCTTTTAATCAGGACGACCCCGCCAAATTCACCCGTAAATGGTTTGCCTGGGCCAACACGCTCTTTGGCGAATTGATCCTGAAAGTAGCCAGAGAACGCCCGCATTTGTTGAGTAAGGTCCTGTAA
- a CDS encoding ABC transporter permease → MHRRLTCFFFLAAVYSPLFGQQAFDIEPGKPAQLNGIDYGIEIRNERSMDISGETFMRYELAIYATNKSNCTKIFFPKQTLFGQEDQNQLAIFDCLNANGKRLTSKSGKVMARPFTVPYQQRIKNSEGKDVTTTTNIQAGHILRNGETVSNSFIAIVPNGERPILKVRINEIPDL, encoded by the coding sequence ATGCATCGACGTTTAACCTGTTTCTTTTTTCTGGCAGCCGTATATTCTCCTCTTTTTGGTCAGCAGGCTTTTGACATAGAACCGGGTAAACCGGCTCAACTGAACGGTATCGACTATGGGATTGAGATACGAAACGAACGCAGTATGGACATTAGTGGTGAGACATTCATGCGCTACGAATTGGCCATTTACGCCACGAACAAGAGTAACTGCACGAAAATCTTTTTCCCGAAGCAGACCTTGTTTGGTCAGGAAGACCAGAATCAACTGGCTATTTTTGATTGCCTGAATGCGAATGGTAAACGGCTAACGTCAAAAAGTGGCAAGGTTATGGCCCGACCATTCACCGTGCCCTACCAGCAACGAATCAAGAATTCGGAAGGAAAAGACGTGACCACCACGACCAATATTCAGGCGGGCCATATTTTGCGGAATGGCGAAACGGTAAGTAATTCATTTATTGCCATTGTTCCCAACGGCGAGCGCCCCATCCTAAAAGTGCGGATCAACGAAATCCCGGATTTGTGA
- a CDS encoding (2Fe-2S) ferredoxin domain-containing protein: MKYKKHVFICTNQKAAPKKSCGEAHGNELVDAFKAALAERGLLKEMRAQKTGCLDACAFGPTLVVYPEGTYYGNVQLADVAEIVDSHLVNDQPVERLKLDF, encoded by the coding sequence ATGAAATACAAAAAGCACGTTTTTATTTGTACCAATCAAAAAGCCGCCCCTAAGAAGTCCTGTGGCGAAGCTCATGGCAACGAACTGGTCGATGCCTTCAAAGCGGCCCTTGCCGAACGCGGTCTATTAAAAGAAATGCGGGCGCAGAAAACAGGTTGCCTGGATGCCTGCGCATTTGGCCCAACGCTGGTCGTATATCCCGAAGGAACTTACTACGGCAATGTGCAACTCGCCGACGTGGCCGAGATTGTGGATAGTCATCTGGTGAATGACCAGCCTGTAGAACGGCTTAAGCTGGATTTTTAA
- a CDS encoding YjjG family noncanonical pyrimidine nucleotidase has translation MYKHLFFDLDHTLWDFDRNSAECIAELFDTFRLADLGIASSAEFSRHFIAINRQLWADYDKNLIEHTYIRKHRFPMVFRALGVDESAVHADLNAEYLRLLPNKPHLLESAKELLDYLSGRYTMHIITNGFAEIQAVKMNRSEIAHYFTHVVTSENANAKKPDPVVFQYAMELSGTTASESLMIGDNYEADIMGAKGVGLDTVFYNPQGEVVTDPPTYDIRHWKELMAIL, from the coding sequence ATGTATAAGCACCTTTTTTTCGACCTCGACCATACACTTTGGGACTTTGACCGTAATTCGGCCGAGTGTATTGCGGAACTGTTCGACACGTTCCGGCTGGCCGATTTGGGTATTGCCTCGTCGGCCGAATTTAGCCGCCATTTCATCGCCATTAACCGGCAGCTCTGGGCTGATTACGACAAGAATCTGATTGAGCACACCTACATTCGGAAGCACCGGTTCCCTATGGTATTTCGGGCGCTGGGTGTCGATGAGTCAGCTGTTCATGCCGACCTGAATGCCGAGTATCTGCGTCTGTTGCCTAATAAACCCCATTTACTGGAGTCGGCCAAAGAGTTGCTGGATTACCTCAGCGGACGCTATACGATGCACATCATCACAAACGGTTTTGCCGAAATTCAGGCGGTAAAAATGAACCGTTCCGAGATTGCGCACTATTTTACGCACGTCGTTACAAGCGAGAACGCCAACGCCAAAAAGCCCGATCCGGTGGTATTTCAATACGCCATGGAACTCAGTGGCACCACGGCAAGCGAAAGCTTAATGATAGGCGATAATTACGAAGCCGATATTATGGGCGCAAAAGGCGTTGGTCTGGACACGGTGTTTTACAATCCGCAGGGAGAGGTAGTGACTGATCCACCTACCTACGATATTCGTCACTGGAAAGAATTGATGGCCATTTTGTAA
- a CDS encoding 3-hydroxyacyl-CoA dehydrogenase, whose product MQLTNSTAIVTGGASGLGEATTRLLAANGANVVILDMNDERGNALAEELGTTVRFQKTNVTDETEVQAAINLALNTFGGLHITVNCAGVAEARKTLGKVDGVYGAHSLAAFQRVISVNLIGTFNVIRLAALAMEQNAPNGEGERGIIINTASVAAYDGQMGQAAYSASKGGIVGMTLPIARDLARSGIRVMTIAPGLFETPLLASLPEEARISLGQQVPFPSRLGRPSEYALLAKSIIENPMLNGEVIRLDGAIRMGPK is encoded by the coding sequence ATGCAACTCACGAACTCTACAGCCATTGTTACCGGGGGCGCTTCGGGACTGGGCGAGGCCACCACCCGACTACTGGCGGCCAATGGTGCCAATGTGGTTATTCTGGATATGAACGACGAGCGCGGCAACGCACTGGCCGAAGAACTGGGCACCACCGTCCGATTCCAGAAAACCAATGTAACTGACGAAACCGAGGTTCAGGCCGCTATCAATCTGGCCCTTAACACCTTTGGAGGGTTGCACATTACTGTCAACTGCGCGGGTGTAGCCGAAGCAAGAAAGACACTTGGCAAAGTAGACGGTGTGTATGGAGCGCATTCGCTGGCTGCTTTTCAGCGCGTTATTTCGGTTAACCTTATCGGCACCTTCAACGTAATCCGGCTGGCGGCTTTGGCTATGGAACAGAATGCCCCCAACGGGGAGGGCGAACGGGGCATCATTATCAATACGGCTTCGGTAGCAGCCTACGACGGTCAGATGGGACAAGCCGCTTACTCAGCCTCCAAAGGCGGTATTGTGGGCATGACGCTACCCATTGCCCGCGATCTGGCTCGTTCCGGTATCCGGGTCATGACCATTGCGCCCGGCCTTTTCGAAACTCCCTTACTGGCCAGCCTGCCCGAAGAAGCCCGAATCTCATTAGGGCAGCAAGTTCCTTTTCCTTCGCGGCTTGGCCGCCCCTCCGAATATGCGTTGCTGGCGAAAAGTATAATCGAAAACCCGATGCTCAATGGCGAAGTGATCCGCCTGGATGGAGCCATTCGAATGGGACCGAAATAG